A genomic stretch from Candidatus Thiothrix anitrata includes:
- the dsrK gene encoding sulfate reduction electron transfer complex DsrMKJOP subunit DsrK — translation MADYEVPKLTGEGYCEIPAVREGVMESKGPFIAKPDFQKALHFPDDFTEIGALVANWKERALEKMADLKGRYRSLQVFLDICVKCGACTDKCHYFIGTSDAKNMPVARQDLLRKVYRRYFTFAGKYFPKLVGATDLTEEVLADWYNYYHQCSQCRRCSVFCPYGIDTAEISMAAREILDHVGYGQKYCNEILGKVYKIGNNLGLPGPALFDTVEGLEEDVEMDTGIKVRFPLDEDGAEVLLVTPSADFFAEPHIDGLIGYAKVFHETGTTWTMSTIASEAGNFGMFIGSYETMRRVSLRVREAAIKHKVKRIVFGECGHAWRVAYSFLNTLAGPFDFLDQRYPIPQHILEFTWSHLQAGTLKIDKTENDDKVLTFHDSCNVARGSRMGDYPGGQFDIPRNVIRAVCNNFVDMPADTIHDATFCCGGGGGLLTDDLMEVRVKGIQPRAEALKHVTTHNGVTHMAAICAICKSQFTKVLPYYGFTMDQIVSVHQLVSNALVLQRQVSVQARPDEDGDED, via the coding sequence GTGGCTGATTACGAAGTTCCAAAACTGACGGGTGAAGGGTATTGCGAGATTCCCGCAGTACGCGAAGGCGTAATGGAGAGCAAAGGTCCTTTCATCGCTAAACCAGATTTTCAGAAAGCACTGCATTTTCCAGACGATTTCACTGAAATTGGTGCATTAGTAGCTAATTGGAAAGAGCGTGCGCTGGAGAAAATGGCTGACTTGAAAGGTCGTTACCGTTCGCTGCAAGTGTTTTTGGATATTTGCGTCAAGTGTGGTGCCTGTACTGATAAGTGTCATTACTTCATCGGTACGTCTGACGCGAAAAACATGCCTGTGGCACGTCAGGATTTATTACGTAAAGTTTATCGCCGTTACTTCACGTTTGCGGGTAAGTATTTCCCCAAGTTGGTTGGTGCAACTGACCTGACTGAAGAAGTATTGGCTGACTGGTATAACTATTATCACCAATGTTCACAATGCCGTCGTTGCTCCGTATTCTGCCCTTACGGCATTGATACGGCAGAAATTTCAATGGCAGCACGTGAGATTCTTGACCATGTAGGTTACGGTCAAAAGTACTGTAATGAAATTTTAGGCAAGGTTTACAAGATTGGTAACAACCTTGGTTTACCGGGACCCGCGCTCTTCGATACCGTGGAAGGTTTGGAAGAAGACGTTGAGATGGATACCGGTATTAAAGTCCGTTTCCCTCTCGACGAAGATGGCGCGGAAGTGTTGTTGGTAACACCATCAGCAGACTTTTTTGCCGAACCGCATATCGACGGTTTAATTGGTTACGCAAAAGTGTTCCACGAAACCGGCACGACTTGGACGATGAGTACCATCGCTTCTGAAGCGGGTAACTTCGGTATGTTTATTGGTTCTTACGAGACCATGCGCCGTGTTTCTTTGCGGGTTCGTGAAGCCGCTATCAAGCACAAAGTAAAACGTATTGTGTTTGGTGAATGTGGTCATGCATGGCGTGTGGCGTATAGCTTCCTGAATACTTTGGCGGGGCCGTTTGATTTCTTGGATCAGCGTTACCCGATTCCTCAGCATATTCTGGAGTTTACGTGGAGTCATCTCCAAGCTGGTACGTTAAAAATCGACAAGACCGAGAATGACGACAAAGTATTGACCTTCCATGACTCGTGTAACGTAGCGCGTGGTAGCCGAATGGGTGATTACCCCGGTGGTCAGTTTGATATCCCACGTAATGTCATTCGTGCAGTGTGTAATAATTTTGTCGATATGCCAGCCGATACTATCCATGACGCAACGTTCTGTTGCGGTGGCGGCGGCGGTTTGTTGACTGACGACTTGATGGAAGTCCGTGTGAAGGGCATTCAGCCGCGTGCGGAAGCTCTTAAGCATGTTACTACGCACAATGGCGTAACGCACATGGCGGCAATTTGTGCAATTTGTAAGTCACAGTTTACGAAAGTGTTACCGTACTACGGTTTCACGATGGATCAGATTGTTAGTGTTCACCAGTTGGTGAGTAACGCGCTTGTCCTGCAACGACAAGTATCCGTGCAGGCACGTCCCGATGAAGACGGCGACGAAGACTAA
- a CDS encoding respiratory nitrate reductase subunit gamma, with the protein MTFVSIFYGLLFWAATLILIGGVAMKVRQYWNTPAPLKIPTTPAPVTQGGVVWRMFREVVFFQSLFRSNKTLWLFAFLFHISLWLVLIRHTRYFMEMGAMLTFLQPFGKYAGFTMVLGLVGLWSRRFLVDRVRYISAPSDHLMLVLLIAIGGSGLMMTFVTHTDVTQVKAFFSGLLTFGFFGDVGLPADPIVLVHLLLVALLMIIFPISKLLHAPGVFFSPTRNQVDNPREKRHISGWALELERQGKTYLDELKK; encoded by the coding sequence GTGACATTCGTAAGTATTTTTTACGGACTGTTGTTTTGGGCGGCAACGTTGATTTTGATTGGCGGTGTGGCTATGAAAGTCCGCCAATATTGGAACACCCCAGCCCCATTGAAGATTCCGACTACACCCGCGCCAGTTACGCAGGGCGGTGTTGTATGGCGTATGTTCCGTGAAGTGGTGTTTTTCCAGAGTTTGTTTCGTTCCAACAAAACCTTGTGGTTGTTTGCGTTCTTGTTCCACATTTCCTTATGGTTGGTGCTGATCCGCCACACCCGTTATTTTATGGAAATGGGGGCGATGTTGACTTTCTTGCAACCGTTTGGGAAGTATGCTGGTTTCACTATGGTGTTGGGGCTGGTAGGTTTGTGGTCGCGTCGTTTCTTAGTGGATCGTGTGCGTTACATTTCCGCACCTTCTGACCATTTGATGCTTGTATTGCTGATTGCCATTGGTGGCAGTGGTTTGATGATGACGTTTGTAACCCATACGGATGTCACTCAGGTGAAGGCATTCTTCAGTGGTTTATTGACCTTTGGTTTCTTTGGTGACGTAGGCTTGCCAGCCGATCCGATTGTATTGGTTCATTTGTTGTTAGTGGCGTTGCTGATGATCATTTTTCCGATCAGTAAATTGCTGCACGCACCGGGTGTGTTTTTCAGCCCGACCCGTAACCAGGTGGATAACCCGCGTGAGAAACGCCATATCTCCGGCTGGGCATTGGAATTGGAACGTCAAGGTAAGACTTACCTCGACGAACTGAAGAAATAA
- a CDS encoding TusE/DsrC/DsvC family sulfur relay protein, which translates to MASINVGGKDIPLDEEGYLENLNDWTPEVAEVLASGEDVTLTSEHWEILNFLREYYEEYQIAPAVRVLTKAVGKRLGADKGNSKYLYSLFPYGPGKQACKYGGLPKPTGCV; encoded by the coding sequence ATGGCATCAATTAACGTTGGCGGTAAAGACATTCCGTTAGATGAAGAAGGCTATCTGGAGAATCTCAACGACTGGACTCCAGAAGTGGCAGAAGTTCTCGCTAGCGGCGAAGACGTAACGCTGACTTCTGAACACTGGGAAATCCTGAATTTCCTGCGTGAATACTATGAAGAGTATCAAATCGCTCCAGCGGTTCGCGTTCTGACTAAAGCAGTTGGTAAGCGTTTGGGTGCTGACAAAGGTAACTCTAAGTACCTGTACAGCCTGTTCCCATACGGTCCTGGCAAGCAAGCGTGTAAATACGGCGGTCTGCCTAAGCCAACTGGTTGCGTATAA
- the tusB gene encoding sulfurtransferase complex subunit TusB encodes MSMLHIVNKSPFERVAFESCLAHAKAGDSILMIEDAVVGAVDGSSFSAKVKAAMADKTVYVLGADLAARGLEGKAIDGIVSVDYAGFVDLTVNNDTTQSWL; translated from the coding sequence ATGTCTATGTTGCATATTGTTAACAAGTCCCCGTTTGAACGTGTGGCTTTTGAAAGTTGCTTGGCACATGCCAAAGCAGGCGATTCAATCCTGATGATTGAAGATGCCGTGGTTGGTGCAGTCGACGGATCAAGCTTTTCTGCTAAAGTAAAAGCTGCGATGGCGGACAAGACCGTGTATGTGTTAGGTGCAGACTTGGCGGCACGCGGTTTGGAAGGCAAAGCAATAGACGGGATTGTGAGCGTTGATTACGCGGGTTTTGTAGACCTGACGGTAAATAACGACACTACCCAAAGCTGGCTGTAA
- the tusC gene encoding sulfurtransferase complex subunit TusC — translation MSTKNFLFVNRKAPYGTVYALEALEVVLISAAFEQNVSLAFIDDGVYQITKGQNSKETGMKNFSPTFRALGDYDITKLYVSTESLAERGLTVDDLMELTYEDADDDYAEKPSIILVNREEMTAMMAEQEVILSF, via the coding sequence ATGTCCACAAAGAATTTTTTGTTTGTCAATCGTAAAGCTCCTTACGGCACAGTCTACGCGCTGGAAGCCTTGGAAGTCGTATTGATTTCCGCTGCATTTGAGCAAAACGTTAGTTTGGCATTCATCGACGATGGTGTTTACCAAATTACCAAAGGTCAAAACAGCAAAGAAACCGGTATGAAAAATTTCTCACCGACTTTCCGTGCATTGGGCGACTACGACATTACTAAGTTGTATGTCTCTACCGAGTCTTTGGCAGAGCGTGGTTTGACGGTTGATGACCTGATGGAACTCACTTACGAAGACGCTGACGATGATTACGCTGAAAAGCCTTCCATTATTTTGGTTAACCGCGAGGAAATGACCGCAATGATGGCAGAGCAAGAAGTGATTTTGAGTTTCTAA
- the tusD gene encoding sulfurtransferase complex subunit TusD → MKYTIMVNEGPYQHQSADTALQFARAALEKGHEIFRVFFYHDGVNNGTRLSVPPADDRLIQKSWSELAEKHGLDLVICIAAAQRRGLMDADEAKRQGLDANNIAPGFRISGLGQLVEGGIQSDRLVVFGD, encoded by the coding sequence ATGAAATACACAATCATGGTTAACGAAGGTCCTTATCAGCACCAGTCTGCTGATACTGCCTTGCAGTTTGCCCGTGCCGCGCTGGAGAAGGGACACGAGATTTTCCGTGTGTTCTTCTACCACGACGGCGTAAATAACGGCACACGTCTAAGTGTTCCACCGGCTGATGACCGTCTGATCCAGAAGTCTTGGTCAGAATTGGCTGAAAAGCACGGCTTGGATTTGGTTATCTGTATTGCAGCGGCACAACGTCGTGGCTTAATGGATGCCGATGAAGCGAAACGTCAAGGTTTGGATGCTAACAACATTGCTCCTGGTTTCCGTATTTCGGGCTTAGGTCAGTTGGTTGAAGGCGGTATCCAGTCTGATCGTTTAGTCGTGTTTGGCGATTAA
- the dsrB gene encoding dissimilatory-type sulfite reductase subunit beta, whose amino-acid sequence MAAPEMRDPIESGCPDGFQYMHPVMRRNYGLWAYHEDPRPGVLVHVSKTGEKIWTVRAGTQRILDVFTLRKLMDIGDTYGDGYVHFTIRSNIEFQVADGAKVEPLVKALEDAGFPVGGTRNSVTSLSHTQGWLHCDIPGTDASGVVKSMMDELLPEFKAWNMPNRVHITTSCCQINCGGQGDIAINVQHVKPPKINHALVGNVCERPSVVARCPVAAIRPAMVDGKPSLEVDEKKCICCGACYPPCPPMQINDHQYTQLAIWIGGNHSNARGKPTFQRLVAAGIPNNPPRWPEATAIVKKILECYKAGAKDWERINEWVERIGWPRFFEVTGLPFTKYHIDNWRGARANLNSSTHIRF is encoded by the coding sequence ATGGCCGCACCAGAAATGCGCGATCCTATTGAATCTGGATGCCCGGACGGTTTCCAGTACATGCACCCTGTTATGCGCCGCAACTACGGTTTGTGGGCATATCATGAAGACCCACGCCCAGGCGTTTTGGTTCACGTTTCCAAAACTGGCGAAAAAATTTGGACAGTTCGTGCGGGTACTCAACGTATCCTCGACGTGTTCACGCTGCGCAAGCTGATGGACATTGGTGATACTTATGGTGATGGTTATGTCCATTTCACCATTCGTTCTAATATTGAGTTCCAAGTTGCCGACGGCGCGAAAGTTGAACCATTGGTAAAAGCATTGGAAGATGCGGGTTTCCCAGTGGGTGGTACACGTAACTCTGTTACTTCACTGTCTCATACTCAAGGTTGGTTGCATTGCGACATTCCGGGCACTGACGCATCTGGTGTGGTTAAGTCCATGATGGATGAGTTGCTGCCTGAGTTTAAAGCATGGAACATGCCTAACCGCGTTCATATCACCACGTCTTGCTGCCAGATCAACTGCGGCGGTCAGGGTGACATCGCGATCAATGTCCAACACGTTAAGCCACCTAAAATCAACCACGCGCTGGTTGGTAATGTGTGCGAACGTCCTTCTGTTGTGGCGCGTTGCCCGGTTGCTGCTATCCGTCCTGCAATGGTTGATGGCAAGCCTTCCTTGGAAGTTGATGAAAAGAAATGCATTTGCTGTGGTGCTTGCTACCCACCATGCCCACCTATGCAAATCAATGACCATCAGTACACGCAGTTGGCTATCTGGATTGGTGGTAATCACTCCAATGCACGTGGCAAGCCTACTTTCCAACGTTTGGTTGCAGCGGGTATCCCGAACAACCCACCACGTTGGCCTGAAGCGACCGCGATCGTTAAGAAGATTTTGGAATGCTACAAAGCAGGCGCGAAAGACTGGGAGCGTATCAACGAGTGGGTTGAGCGTATCGGCTGGCCGCGTTTCTTTGAAGTCACTGGTTTGCCATTCACTAAGTATCACATCGACAACTGGCGTGGTGCACGTGCGAACCTGAACTCTTCAACGCACATCCGCTTCTGA
- the dsrA gene encoding dissimilatory-type sulfite reductase subunit alpha, with protein sequence MATNNYPTPMLDVLEEGPWPSFITGFKKLRDEHPDERIRNVINGLMGQLEHSYETKMGYWKGGTISVFGYGGGIIPRFSEVGHMFPESKEFHTLRVQPPAGNYYTTDMLRQLADSWEKWGSGLQTFHGQTGNIMFIGANSVNFQHFFDEINEYGWDLGGAGPCVRTGMSCVGAARCEMSNCNEHAIHRRLMNNFTDDVHRPALPYKFKFKVSGCPNDCQNAIERADFAVIGTWRDEMKVNQEAVKEMIMKKAKEIGKEGDRSAGRQYMFDNVISRCPTQAIKLNDDDTITVDNGNCVRCMHCLNVMPKALQVGDDKGVTILIGGKRTLKIGDLMGTVVIPFMKLDNEEDYERIVELAASIIDFWAENGLEHERCGEMIERIGLVNFLEGIGIDPDPNMIKQPRNVSYVRTDGWDEAAEAWFNRKREEKAAA encoded by the coding sequence ATGGCAACGAATAATTATCCAACACCGATGCTGGATGTGCTGGAAGAAGGCCCATGGCCTAGCTTCATCACCGGTTTCAAGAAGCTGCGCGATGAGCATCCAGATGAGCGCATCCGTAATGTAATCAATGGCCTGATGGGTCAGTTGGAGCATTCTTACGAAACCAAAATGGGCTACTGGAAAGGTGGTACCATTTCTGTCTTCGGTTACGGCGGCGGCATCATTCCGCGCTTTTCTGAAGTCGGTCACATGTTCCCTGAATCCAAAGAATTCCATACGCTGCGTGTACAGCCGCCTGCTGGTAACTACTACACCACTGACATGCTGCGCCAATTGGCGGATAGCTGGGAGAAGTGGGGTTCTGGTTTGCAGACTTTCCACGGTCAAACCGGCAACATCATGTTTATCGGTGCAAACAGCGTCAACTTCCAACACTTCTTTGATGAAATCAATGAATACGGTTGGGACTTGGGTGGTGCAGGTCCTTGTGTGCGTACTGGTATGTCTTGCGTCGGCGCAGCACGTTGCGAAATGTCTAACTGCAACGAGCACGCGATCCATCGCCGTCTGATGAATAACTTCACGGATGATGTGCATCGCCCAGCATTGCCTTACAAATTCAAGTTCAAAGTTTCTGGTTGTCCTAACGATTGCCAGAACGCGATTGAGCGTGCTGACTTTGCGGTTATTGGTACTTGGCGTGATGAAATGAAAGTCAACCAAGAAGCCGTTAAAGAAATGATCATGAAGAAAGCCAAGGAGATTGGCAAAGAAGGTGATCGTTCTGCGGGTCGTCAATACATGTTCGATAACGTCATCAGCCGTTGCCCAACTCAGGCTATTAAGCTGAACGACGATGACACCATTACTGTTGATAACGGCAACTGTGTACGTTGTATGCACTGCTTGAACGTTATGCCAAAAGCACTGCAAGTGGGTGATGATAAAGGTGTAACCATCTTGATCGGCGGTAAACGCACCCTGAAAATCGGTGACTTGATGGGTACAGTGGTTATCCCATTCATGAAGTTGGATAACGAAGAAGATTATGAGCGCATTGTTGAGTTGGCTGCTTCCATCATCGACTTCTGGGCTGAAAATGGTCTGGAACACGAGCGTTGCGGTGAAATGATCGAGCGTATCGGTCTGGTGAACTTCTTGGAAGGCATCGGTATCGACCCGGATCCAAACATGATCAAACAGCCACGTAACGTTTCTTACGTGCGTACTGACGGCTGGGACGAAGCTGCTGAAGCTTGGTTCAATCGCAAGCGCGAAGAAAAAGCAGCGGCCTAA
- a CDS encoding TauD/TfdA family dioxygenase, with translation MHKSPFNINALSGFQDWRNKKLSAYPLAPEALFTTIADPENPSKTEITQLQHICREHNLALYRFAQGDLRSKRHVHCLGRKVGLSRLDNNLCADEDSLTSLHVTSHAGQHDYIPYTNKPLSWHTDGYYNRPEEQIHGMLLHCAQPALEGGESWLMDHEIAYILLRDANPDYIHALMHPNAFTIPANILNGEIIRPEQSGPVFSVTAAGHLHMRYSARQRNVIWRDDPMTREAADFLLNLWQQDSPYKIRYTLQAGEGLLCNNVLHNRTAFKDSDDPTQTRLLYRGRYFDRVGRT, from the coding sequence ATGCACAAATCACCCTTCAATATCAATGCCTTATCGGGATTTCAAGATTGGCGCAACAAAAAGTTATCCGCTTACCCCTTAGCACCGGAAGCATTATTCACCACGATTGCAGACCCTGAAAATCCCAGTAAGACCGAAATAACGCAACTCCAGCACATTTGCCGCGAACACAATCTCGCGCTGTACCGTTTTGCACAAGGCGACCTCCGCAGCAAACGTCATGTCCATTGTTTAGGTCGAAAAGTGGGTTTATCCCGGCTAGATAACAACCTCTGCGCCGATGAAGACAGCCTCACTTCCTTACACGTGACCTCGCACGCTGGGCAACACGATTACATTCCCTACACCAATAAACCGCTAAGTTGGCATACTGACGGATACTACAACCGGCCAGAAGAGCAAATTCATGGCATGTTGCTGCATTGTGCCCAACCCGCACTCGAAGGCGGTGAAAGCTGGTTGATGGATCATGAGATTGCTTACATTTTATTGCGTGATGCTAACCCCGATTACATCCACGCCTTGATGCACCCGAATGCCTTCACGATTCCTGCCAATATATTGAACGGGGAAATCATTCGCCCCGAACAATCCGGCCCCGTGTTTAGCGTCACCGCTGCGGGTCATTTGCACATGCGCTATTCCGCCCGCCAGCGCAATGTGATTTGGCGCGATGACCCGATGACGCGGGAAGCCGCCGATTTCCTATTGAATTTATGGCAACAGGACTCACCTTACAAAATAAGGTACACATTGCAGGCAGGCGAAGGCTTACTGTGCAACAACGTGCTGCACAACCGCACCGCATTTAAAGACAGCGACGACCCGACACAAACCCGCTTACTATACCGTGGACGTTATTTTGATCGGGTAGGAAGAACCTAA
- the cas6 gene encoding type I-MYXAN CRISPR-associated protein Cas6/Cmx6, which produces MFWQEDEDKTLPYQAPDEVLDVSFAIDCKQLPLDHAWDLAQAVQRALPWFAEESVAGVHPIHVAESGNGWERPDDAANQFLLPSRRTRMFLRIPKTRIPETKALSGTTLDVNGYAIGLRDMKEKPFIHTSVVFSRYVLSDAAEDENSFLQRMAAEVTQIADFKVKKMLCGKGHTLHTPTGVLHTRHLMIADLDSEPSIRLQQYGLGEGRKLGCGLFMPHKGIKTLKPTE; this is translated from the coding sequence ATGTTTTGGCAGGAAGACGAGGACAAAACCCTCCCCTATCAAGCACCCGATGAAGTGCTGGATGTTAGTTTCGCCATCGACTGCAAGCAATTGCCACTGGATCATGCGTGGGATTTGGCACAAGCCGTCCAACGCGCACTGCCTTGGTTTGCAGAGGAAAGCGTTGCGGGCGTTCACCCCATTCACGTTGCTGAAAGTGGCAATGGCTGGGAACGACCCGATGACGCAGCGAATCAATTCCTGCTACCTTCGCGGCGCACACGGATGTTTTTACGCATTCCCAAAACCCGTATTCCTGAGACCAAAGCCCTATCCGGTACAACGCTGGATGTTAACGGTTATGCCATCGGTTTGCGGGACATGAAGGAAAAACCGTTCATCCACACTTCGGTAGTATTTTCGCGCTACGTGCTCTCTGACGCAGCAGAAGACGAAAACAGCTTTCTGCAACGCATGGCGGCAGAAGTAACACAGATCGCTGATTTCAAAGTAAAAAAAATGCTGTGCGGCAAGGGCCATACCCTGCACACACCGACAGGTGTATTGCATACCCGTCATTTAATGATCGCGGACTTGGACAGTGAACCGTCAATCCGCTTACAGCAATACGGGCTGGGTGAAGGGCGCAAACTCGGTTGCGGGCTGTTTATGCCTCACAAAGGCATCAAAACCCTAAAGCCCACCGAATAA
- a CDS encoding TusE/DsrC/DsvC family sulfur relay protein, which produces MAYEVNGTTIETTEAGYLVDLNDWNEEVAKVIAAEEGIGELTERHWDVINYLRDQYINNGGTQPMERIIQKAMAEQWGDKKLSSKDMYTLFPRAPSKQGLKVAGLPATNRKGGY; this is translated from the coding sequence ATGGCTTACGAAGTAAATGGCACAACCATCGAAACCACTGAAGCAGGCTACTTGGTAGACCTGAACGATTGGAACGAAGAAGTTGCTAAAGTTATTGCTGCCGAAGAAGGCATTGGCGAGTTGACTGAGCGTCACTGGGATGTCATCAACTACCTGCGCGACCAGTACATCAACAACGGCGGCACACAGCCAATGGAACGCATTATCCAGAAAGCAATGGCTGAGCAATGGGGCGACAAAAAGCTGTCCAGTAAAGACATGTACACCCTGTTCCCACGCGCACCGAGCAAGCAAGGTCTGAAAGTCGCAGGTCTGCCAGCGACTAACCGCAAAGGCGGCTATTGA
- a CDS encoding Fe2+-dependent dioxygenase encodes MLLLIKNVLDSQRLKEVQELLATGEFVDGRFSAGMEAAKVKYNQELSPNSPLHRRLNAMVMSPLVQHPQYQAAVLPLRVATAFYARYQPGMTYGFHVDDPVMGPMSGRYRTDVSTTVFLNDDYEGGEIVIRTAYGEQKIRGAAGDAVIYDSGSWHQVAEVTRGERLVAVTWAQSLVKDPMQRELLYQLAQAREGVINKLPQSEEAANISTVHINLLRMWSEV; translated from the coding sequence ATGCTATTACTGATTAAAAATGTACTTGATTCCCAACGCCTGAAAGAAGTTCAGGAGCTGTTAGCCACGGGTGAATTTGTCGACGGGCGTTTTTCTGCCGGGATGGAAGCGGCGAAAGTTAAGTATAATCAAGAGCTTTCCCCGAATAGCCCGTTACATCGTCGCTTAAATGCGATGGTAATGTCACCGTTGGTGCAACACCCGCAATATCAGGCTGCGGTATTGCCATTACGGGTGGCGACAGCGTTTTACGCACGTTATCAACCCGGTATGACTTACGGTTTTCACGTGGATGATCCGGTAATGGGGCCGATGTCCGGGCGGTATCGTACCGACGTTTCCACCACTGTATTTCTCAATGATGACTACGAAGGTGGGGAAATTGTGATTCGCACTGCTTATGGCGAACAAAAAATTCGCGGTGCAGCCGGTGACGCAGTGATCTATGATTCTGGCAGTTGGCATCAGGTTGCTGAAGTGACACGTGGTGAACGTTTAGTCGCGGTGACATGGGCGCAAAGCTTGGTGAAAGACCCCATGCAACGCGAATTGCTTTACCAGTTAGCACAGGCTCGCGAGGGTGTAATCAACAAGCTGCCACAATCGGAAGAAGCGGCTAATATCAGCACGGTACACATCAACTTATTGCGGATGTGGAGTGAGGTATAA
- a CDS encoding YajD family HNH nuclease has translation MNSEQEKVVLKARKNSEERAKGYREQALKLYPWICGRCAREFNHANLRELTVHHRDHNHDNNPTDGSNWELLCLYCHDYEHQKILEAAHGGSAGTKGVGIATHNPFADLKERMKSKG, from the coding sequence ATGAATTCTGAACAAGAAAAAGTCGTTCTTAAAGCCCGTAAAAACTCGGAAGAACGTGCCAAAGGTTATCGCGAGCAAGCGTTAAAACTGTATCCGTGGATTTGTGGGCGGTGTGCGCGGGAATTTAATCACGCCAACTTACGTGAGTTAACCGTGCATCACCGTGATCATAATCACGATAATAATCCCACTGATGGTAGCAACTGGGAATTACTGTGTTTGTATTGCCACGATTACGAGCATCAAAAAATACTGGAAGCCGCACACGGCGGGTCAGCGGGAACCAAAGGGGTGGGAATTGCGACTCACAACCCCTTTGCGGATTTGAAGGAGCGGATGAAGTCTAAGGGTTAA